The DNA region CCTTGCGAGCCATGGGACTCACCAAGGTTCCTCCTTATTGGTTGTTTCGAGAGAACAACTTCCATGGCGTGAACCTTGGCTACATGTCAGCGGCCAAGACCATTCCAGACAGTTCGGGCTTTGACGTGGAAACCATGTCGGATGCAGAGCTTGAAGACGTGGTTCGCACGAATGCGACAGGCGTGCCGATGGTCTTGCCCCTTCGATTCCAGCTTGAAGAGTCTGGAGCGCAAGAGTGGCTTTTCCCCATGGAGCCAATGATCAGCGTCAATGGGCAGAACATACTTGTGAGGCGAAACGTCTCAAAGGGCAAAATCAGGGGAAGCATCAAGGAACGTTGGACGCAGGATGACTACAGCGTGAGAATCGAGGGCATCTTGATGGGCATGGATGGCAAGTACCCTGAGGCGGACGTGGCAAAGCTCAGAAGTTTCTGTGAGGCTGGTCACGTGAAGGCACTGAATCCATTGCTTGAGATATTCGGCATCAGCCAACTTGCCATCGAGAGTTGGGACATTCCCTT from Segatella copri includes:
- a CDS encoding DUF6046 domain-containing protein; its protein translation is MISVNGQNILVRRNVSKGKIRGSIKERWTQDDYSVRIEGILMGMDGKYPEADVAKLRSFCEAGHVKALNPLLEIFGISQLAIESWDIPFTSGTINQNYTIQAYSDDIYKLLLSRDDLNA